From the genome of Populus alba chromosome 10, ASM523922v2, whole genome shotgun sequence, one region includes:
- the LOC118060072 gene encoding diphosphomevalonate decarboxylase MVD2, peroxisomal, giving the protein MAEKSWVRMVTAQTPTNIAVIKYWGKRDETLILPVNDSISVTLDPAHLCTTTTVAVSPSFDQDRMWLNGKEISLSGGRYQNCLREIRAQACDVEDEEKGIKIAKKDWENLHVHVASYNNFPTAAGLASSAAGFACLVFALAKLMNAKEDNSELSAIARQGSGSACRSLFGGFVKWIMGKAEDGSDSLAVQLVDEKHWDELVIIIAVVSSRQKETSSTTGMRDSVDTSLLLQHRAKEVVPKRIKQMEEAIKNRDFGSFAQLTCADSNQFHAVCLDTCPPIFYMNDTSHRIISCVEKWNRSEETPQVAYTFDAGPNAVLIAHNRKAATQLLQKLLFYFPPSSDADLNSYVIGDKSILKDAGIEDMKDVEALSPPPEIKNAQRSKGDVSYFICTKPGRGPVLLSDESQALLHPETGLPK; this is encoded by the exons ATGGCAGAGAAATCATGGGTGAGGATGGTGACTGCACAGACACCAACAAATATAGCTGTGATAAAGTACTGGGGCAAGCGAGATGAGACCTTGATTTTGCCTGTTAATGATAGCATAAGTGTCACTCTTGATCCGGCTCATCTTTGTACAACCACAACTGTTGCTGTTAGTCCTAGTTTTGACCAGGATCGGATGTGGCTCAATGGAAAG GAGATTTCCCTTTCTGGAGGCAGGTACCAAAATTGTTTAAGGGAAATTCGTGCCCAGGCTTGTGATGTTGAGGATGAAGAGAAGGGTATCAAGATTGCAAAGAAGGATTGGGAGAACTTGCATGTGCATGTTGCTTCATACAACAATTTCCCTACTGCTGCTGGACTGGCTTCCTCTGCAGCTGGCTTTGCTTGTCTTG TTTTTGCCCTTGCAAAGCTGATGAATGCAAAAGAAGACAATAGTGAACTTTCTGCTATTGCAAG GCAAGGTTCTGGCAGTGCCTGTCGCAGTTTATTTGGTGGATTTGTGAAGTGGATCATGGGAAAA GCTGAGGATGGAAGTGATAGCCTTGCTGTTCAACTTGTAGACGAAAAGCACTGGGATgaacttgttattattatcgctgtg GTAAGTTCACGGCAGAAAGAAACAAGTAGCACCACAGGAATGCGGGACAGTGTTGACACTAGCTTGCTTTTGCAACACAGAGCTAAG GAAGTTGTACCAAAACGCATTAAACAAATGGAAGAAGCCATAAAGAATCGTGATTTTGGATCTTTTGCACAATTAACCTGTGCAGATAGCAATCAGTTCCATGCAGTCTGCTTGGATACATGTCCCCCAATATTCTACATGAATGATACATCTCACAG GATAATCAGCTGTGTTGAAAAATGGAATCGCTCAGAAGAAACACCTcag GTAGCTTATACGTTTGATGCTGGGCCCAATGCAGTTCTGATTGCACATAATAGAAAGGCTGCTACCCAGTTATTGCAGAAGCTGCTTTTTTACTTCCCTCCAAGTTCCGATGCTGATTTGAACAG TTATGTTATAGGTGATAAGTCCATACTAAAAGATGCTGGGATTGAAGATATGAAGGATGTGGAAGCTTTGTCACCACCTCCAGAAATTAAGAATGCCCAGAGAAGCAAAGGAGATGTCAGTTATTTCATCTGTACGAAACCTGGTAGAGGTCCTGTTTTGCTCTCTGATGAAAGCCAGGCTCTTCTCCATCCTGAAACTGGACTGCCCAAATGA
- the LOC118060073 gene encoding uncharacterized protein, whose protein sequence is MWWKSASNCTSCFKRRNFSFYFMAGSLSLAHTVTGEAVNFSGMFKEVTVILFLGLAVWAYQATQPPPPKICGTLDGPPITAPRMKLRDGRHLSYKEHGVSKETAKAKIILVHGFASTKHDMMSMTEPVLDVVEELRLYFVSFDRPGYGESDPDPRRTPKSLALDIEELADHLGLGYKFYVVGFSMGGQVVWGCLKYIPHRLSGATLIAPVVNYWWPGFPANLSAEAYYRQIRQDHWALYVAHHTPWLTYWWNTQKWFPASAAISMKTDILSRQDLEILPMMAEKRSNRPQATLQGVFESLHRDLMIGFGKWEFDPMDLENPFPNNEGSVHLWQGDEDIMVPSSLQRYIAQRLPWIDYHEVPGAGHLFTAIPQNFGQILKVPFLGRD, encoded by the exons ATGTGGTGGAAGTCAGCAAGCAACTGCACTAGCTGCTTCAAAAGAAgaaacttttcattttattttatggcaGGTTCCCTCTCCCTCGCGCACACAGTTACTGGGGAGGCTGTTAATTTCTCAG GGATGTTCAAGGAGGTTACTGTGATCTTATTTCTTGGGTTGGCGGTATGGGCATATCAGGCCACCCAGCCACCACCTCCAAAGATTTGTGGAACCCTGGATGGCCCTCCCATTACAGCGCCTAGAATGAAGCTGAGGGATGGGAGGCATTTGTCCTACAAGGAGCATGGCGTCTCTAAAGAAACTGCCAAAGCTAAGATCATACTTGTTCATGGTTTTGCCTCTACGAAACATGATATGATGAGTATGACAGAACCCGTTCTg GATGTTGTTGAGGAGCTGCGGTTGTACTTTGTGTCCTTTGATCGGCCAGGTTACGGAGAAAGCGATCCAGATCCCAGGCGAACTCCTAAAAGTTTAGCTTTAGATATAGAAGAGCTTGCTGATCATTTAGGACTAggatataaattttatgtggTGGGATTCTCCATGGGAGGCCAAGTGGTTTGGGGCTGCCTCAAGTACATCCCTCATAG GCTATCAGGAGCGACACTGATTGCTCCTGTTGTCAACTATTGGTGGCCTGGCTTTCCTGCGAACTTATCAGCAGAAGCCTACTACCGACAGATTCGACAGGATCATTGGGCATTATATGTTGCTCACCATACTCCGTGGCTCACCTACTGGTGGAACACTCAGAAATGGTTTCCTGCATCAGCTGCTATATCCATGAAGACTGATATTTTATCCCGCCAGGATTTAGAAATCCTACCCATGATGGCAGAGAAGAGAAGCAACAGG CCACAAGCAACGCTGCAAGGAGTGTTTGAATCCTTACATCGAGACTTAATGATTGGATTTGGGAAGTGGGAATTTGATCCCATGGATCTTGAGAATCCTTTTCCTAACAATGAAGGCTCAGTTCATCTATGGCAGGGTGATGAAGATATAATGGTGCCTTCTAGCTTGCAGCGATATATTGCCCAAAGACTTCCATGGATTGACTACCATGAGGTCCCTGGTGCTGGACATTTATTCACCGCAATCCCACAGAACTTCGGACAGATTTTAAAGGTTCCTTTTCTAGGAAGGGATTGA